One Phaseolus vulgaris cultivar G19833 chromosome 4, P. vulgaris v2.0, whole genome shotgun sequence DNA window includes the following coding sequences:
- the LOC137838190 gene encoding PRA1 family protein F2-like, translating into MNTYGTISQEAPEASSNPHSVFASKAKERIQTGLGTTRPWKEMLQPSHLKLPSSFYGSIQRINTNARHFRANYVIIILFVLFLSLLEHPVSLIILVVMMIAWLYLYFLRDTPLMVLRFEIDERLVVIFLLLITIGLLVLTSVTYNVIVGMCVALVLDLVHAVMRETEDLFTMDEEVGVVKSLRDIVKVPLRQPVSSSFTSP; encoded by the coding sequence atgAACACATACGGAACAATCTCACAAGAGGCACCAGAGGCTTCATCAAATCCACACTCAGTTTTCGCTTCAAAGGCCAAAGAACGCATTCAAACGGGTCTAGGCACAACAAGACCATGGAAAGAAATGCTCCAACCTTCTCATCTCAAACTTCCATCTTCCTTCTACGGTTCAATCCAAAGAATCAACACAAATGCCAGACATTTTCGTGCCAACTACGTTATCATCATATTGTTTGTGCTTTTCCTTAGCTTACTAGAACACCCAGTTTCTTTGATCATACTAGTTGTTATGATGATTGCGTGGCTGTACTTGTATTTCCTAAGAGACACCCCTTTGATGGTTTTGAGGTTTGAGATCGATGAGAGGTTGGTGGTTATCTTTCTACTGTTGATAACCATTGGTTTGCTTGTACTAACGAGTGTAACCTACAATGTGATAGTAGGTATGTGTGTTGCCTTAGTGCTTGACTTGGTCCATGCTGTGATGAGGGAAACAGAGGATCTGTTTACCATGGATGAAGAGGTGGGGGTTGTAAAGAGTCTTAGAGATATTGTCAAAGTCCCTCTTAGACAACCTGTTTCCTCTTCTTTTACTTCGCCTTAG
- the LOC137838189 gene encoding thioredoxin-like 2, chloroplastic, which yields MAHLHLLRLQFRSSSSSSSLFTTLPLPSNTLFSPFAYSSPAPPPPPTLASAPRKHILSFKVCATVADTGQPKWWEKNAPNMIDIHSTQEFLTALSQAGDRLVIVEFYGTWCASCRALFPKLCRTAEENPEILFLKVNFDENKPMCKRLNVKVLPFFHFYRGAEGQLESFSCSLAKFQKIKDAIQIHNTARCSIGPPLGIGDLLAEPSSVAKDRPAESV from the exons ATGGCGCATCTTCACCTTCTCCGATTGCAATTCCGAtcatcctcttcctcttcctctctcTTCACCACCCTCCCCTTGCCTTCCAACACCCTCTTCTCTCCTTTCGCCTATTCTTCTCCGGCACCACCGCCTCCTCCCACTCTTGCCTCCGCGCCCAGAAAGCACATCCTCTCTTTCAAG GTATGTGCAACTGTTGCTGACACTGGTCAGCCAAAATGGTGGGAAAAGAATGCACCAAATATGATTGATATTCACTCCACGCAAGAATTTCTTACTGCTCTGAGTCAAGCTGGAGATAGACTTGTTATTGTTGAATTTTATGGAACTTGGTGTGCTTCTTGCCGAGCATTATTCCCCAAG CTGTGCAGAACAGCTGAAGAAAACCCTGAAAttctttttctcaaagtaaattTTGATGAGAATAAGCCAATGTGTAAAAGGCTGAATGTTAAAGTACTTCCTTTCTTCCACTTTTATCGTGGAGCTGAGGGGCAACTTGAATCATTTTCATGTTCACTTGCCAAG TTTCAAAAAATAAAGGATGCCATCCAGATACATAACACGGCACGATGCAGCATCGGTCCACCTTTGGGCATTGGCGATCTGCTTGCTGAACCTTCCTCTGTTGCCAAGGATAGACCTGCAGAATCCGTGTAA
- the LOC137838191 gene encoding LOW QUALITY PROTEIN: uncharacterized protein (The sequence of the model RefSeq protein was modified relative to this genomic sequence to represent the inferred CDS: inserted 1 base in 1 codon), producing MGGEEEEEGSRTPLLSARNPSAWRYGTIMVVASLWLVAAMVLALYFSSATVSSSSLPHPVLILISSDGFRFGYQFKTPTPNIHRLIQNGTEAETGLIPVFPTLTFPNHYSIVTGLYPPHHGIVNNVFYDPITNEKFSMSNHDPKWWLGQPLWETVLLNGLSAATYFWPGSEVRKGPWTCPEAFCQPYNGSVPFEDRVDTVLSYFDLPPHQIPSFITLYFEDPDHQGHQVGPDASEITDAVARIDSLLGRLIQGLEQRGVFEDVHVVLVGDHGMVGTCDTKLVFLNDLAPWVQIPRDWVQYYTPLLAIRPPPSVDPAYVVAKINEGLSSGKVENGGXLKVYLKEHLPERLHYSDSDRITPIVGLADEGFKVEWNRTGKKECGGAHGYDNAFFSMRTIFIGHGPRFPRGRKIPSFENVQIYNMVTSILDIKGAPNNGSASFPDSVLVPAA from the exons ATGgggggagaagaagaagaagaaggttcGAGAACTCCGTTGCTGTCAGCGAGGAACCCTTCGGCATGGAGATACGGGACGATAATGGTGGTGGCTTCTTTGTGGCTGGTGGCTGCCATGGTCCTGGCCCTGTACTTCTCCTCAGCCACCGTCTCCTCCTCCTCGCTCCCTCACCCCGTCCTCATCCTCATTTCCTCCGACGGCTTCCGTTTCGGATACCAGTTCAAAACCCCCACTCCCAACATCCACCGGTTGATTCAGAACGGCACGGAGGCTGAGACCGGCCTCATCCCCGTCTTCCCCACCCTCACATTCCCCAACCACTACTCCATCGTCACCGGCCTCTACCCTCCCCACCACGGCATAGTCAACAACGTCTTCTACGACCCCATCACCAACGAAAAGTTCTCCATGTCCAACCACGACCCCAAGTGGTGGCTCGGCCAGCCCCTCTGGGAGACCGTCCTCCTCAACGGCCTCTCCGCCGCCACCTACTTCTGGCCGGGCTCCGAGGTCCGCAAAGGCCCCTGGACTTGCCCCGAGGCCTTCTGCCAACCCTACAATGGCTCTGTCCCTTTCGAGGACAGAGTCGACACCGTTTTGAGCTACTTCGATTTACCCCCTCACCAGATTCCCTCTTTCATCACTCTCTATTTCGAGGATCCTGATCATCAGGGTCACCAGGTTGGACCTGATGCTTCTGAGATCACTGACGCTGTTGCCAGAATCGACTCCCTGCTCGGGAGACTCATCCAGGGCTTGGAACAAAGAGGCGTTTTCGAGGATGTTCATGTTGTTTTGGTCGGCGACCATGGCATGGTTGGTACTTGCGATACAAAGCttgtatttttgaatgatttagCACCTTGGGTGCAGATTCCTCGAGATTGGGTCCAGTACTACACCCCATTGCTTGCCATTCGCCCCCCTCCTTCTGTTGATCCAGCGTATGTTGTTGCTAAGATTAACGAAGGGTTGAGCTCTGGGAAGGTTGAGAATGGGG GGTTGAAGGTTTATCTGAAGGAGCATTTACCTGAGAGGCTTCACTATTCTGACAGCGATCGGATTACGCCCATTGTTGGTTTGGCTGATGAGGGTTTCAAGGTGGAGTGGAATCGAACGGGTAAGAAAGAATGTGGCGGTGCTCATGGTTATGACAATGCGTTTTTCTCCATGAGGACTATTTTTATCGGACATGGTCCTAGGTTTCCCAGAGGGAGGAAGATACCCTCCTTTGAGAATGTTCAGATTTATAATATGGTTACTTCCATTCTTGACATCAAGGGTGCGCCTAACAATGGCTCTGCTTCGTTTCCTGATTCTGTTCTTGTGCCTGCTGCCTGA
- the LOC137838192 gene encoding protein OSB2, chloroplastic-like: MKCSVSPVTLLLRSYATRSSKPTPPEIPFQPKLANAVSLIGQLLTPLQFHQSPDGNAWAAAVITRQESPSSSSLLSIPLIFEGDLAHTAKCHLKANDFIHIAGTLTTHPHPPHPQQHQHQTNMQVMVQTLNFVQGHPQLTKTLPFSQSEEHDINPSGKNIHAKQSEDLNINSSTPKWVQEKLELVTIDQKPEPKHPISIAKKNPDSSMSSWIDLLDNPKQWFDFRDSKQNGLVNPKYPDFKRKDGTGSLWLNTATTWVLPKLKGLEFDVPVVKCKNAKDGKGGEVSWNDLVQNPAKWWDNRLDKRNEKAPDFKHKDTGEGLWLDSSPSWVLAKLPPVKPKQIVETDRKSTLVS; this comes from the exons ATGAAGTGTTCGGTTTCCCCTGTCACTCTTCTTCTCCGTTCCTACGCCACGCGCAGCTCCAAACCCACCCCACCGGAGATTCCTTTTCAGCCCAAACTGGCCAACGCCGTCAGCCTTATCGGTCAGCTCCTCACGCCCCTTCAGTTCCACCAATCTCCCGACGGCAACGCCTGGGCCGCCGCCGTCATCACGCGCCAGGAGtccccttcttcttcatctctccTCTC GATTCCGCTTATATTCGAGGGTGATCTCGCTCATACTGCTAAATGCCATCTCAAAGCCAACGATTTCATCCACATTGCTGGAACTCTCACCACTCATCCTCATCCACCACACCCCCAACAACACCAACATCAAACCAATATGCAG GTTATGGTGCAAACCCTCAACTTTGTTCAAGGACATCCCCAACTCACCAAAACACTTCCTTTCTCTC AAAGTGAGGAGCATGACATCAATCCATCAGGGAAGAATATCCATGCCAAGCAGAGTGAGGATTTGAATATCAATAGCTCAACTCCCAAATGGGTCCAAGAGAAATTAGAGTTAGTGACAATTGATCAGAAACCTGAACCAAAACACCCAATAT CCATTGCAAAGAAAAACCCAGATTCTTCAATGAGTTCTTGGATAGACCTTCTAGATAATCCAAAGCAGTGGTTTGATTTCCGTGACAGCAAACAAAATGGATTG GTAAATCCAAAGTACCCTGATTTCAAGCGCAAGGATGGCACAGGTTCCCTCTGGCTTAACACTGCTACAACATGGGTTTTACCCAAACTGAAAGGGCTTGAATTTGATGTTCCGGTTGTTAAATGCAAAAATGCAAAGGATGGTAAAG GTGGTGAGGTGTCCTGGAATGATTTGGTGCAAAATCCGGCTAAATGGTGGGATAATAGATTAGATAAG AGGAATGAAAAAGCTCCTGACTTCAAGCACAAAGATACTGGTGAAGGACTGTGGCTTGATTCTTCACCAAGCTGGGTGTTAGCAAAATTGCCACCTGTGAAACCTAAACAAATTGTAGAAACTGACAGGAAATCGACACTGGTTTCGTAA
- the LOC137838193 gene encoding phospholipase A2-alpha, producing the protein MVPTSSLTNYVLLLFYSTFSFNLLTTPGYALNIGAETTGVAVSVSKECSRQCESSFCSVPPLLRYGKYCGLLYSGCPGERPCDGLDACCMKHDQCVQAKNNDYLSQACSQALINCMNNFKNSRAPTFKGNTCNVDDVIEVIHVVMEAALLAGGILHKP; encoded by the exons ATGGTTCCAACCTCCTCACTCACCAACTATGTTCTTCTCCTCTTTTATTCTACTTTTTCCTTTAACTTGTTAACCACTCCTGGCTATGCCCTCAACATAGGAGCTGAAACCACTGGAGTAGCTGTCTCTGTG AGCAAAGAGTGCAGTAGACAATGTGAGTCAAGTTTCTGCTCAG TGCCTCCATTACTGAGATATGGCAAATACTGTGGACTTTTGTATAGTGGCTGTCCCGGTGAAAGACCTTGTGATGGCCTTGATGCTTGTTGTATGAAGCATGATCAATGTGTGCAAGCCAAAAACA ATGACTACCTAAGCCAAGCGTGCAGCCAAGCATTGATAAATTGTATGAATAACTTCAAGAACTCGAGGGCTCCTACATTCAAAGGAAACACGTGCAATGTGGATGATGTTATTGAAGTAATACATGTTGTGATGGAAGCTGCTTTATTGGCTGGAGGGATTCTCCACAAGCCTTAG